In Candidatus Nitrosarchaeum limnium SFB1, the following proteins share a genomic window:
- a CDS encoding D-isomer specific 2-hydroxyacid dehydrogenase, catalytic domain-containing protein produces MGFEDSVLICDEVDPVLNKILQDNGLKVSYEPKITPEQIKEKISNFNIVIVRSRTTITREIIEKADKCKIIARVGVGLDNVDQVAAKEKNIRVINAAEGAMNAVAELVLGLMLSLARQTARGDRAIRNGQWLKNELKGTELRGKYLGIVGLGNIGKRLGRLARALNMNIIGYDVVPIDEEFSKEVGLMKADLDTLLQSSDYISIHVPLLDSTYHLINAQKISTMKKTAKIINTSRGGVVDEDALYDALKSGNLGGAALDVFEKEPATGNKLAELDNVILTPHIGAQTKEAQSLAANITGEKIIQILRGVI; encoded by the coding sequence ATGGGTTTTGAAGATTCTGTTTTGATTTGTGATGAAGTTGATCCAGTTTTAAATAAAATACTACAAGATAACGGCTTGAAGGTTTCTTATGAGCCAAAAATTACACCTGAACAAATTAAAGAAAAAATTTCTAATTTCAATATTGTAATTGTAAGAAGTAGAACTACTATTACTAGGGAGATAATTGAAAAAGCCGACAAGTGTAAAATAATTGCACGTGTAGGAGTTGGACTAGATAATGTTGATCAAGTAGCAGCTAAAGAAAAAAATATTCGCGTAATCAATGCAGCTGAAGGTGCAATGAATGCAGTTGCAGAACTTGTTTTGGGTTTGATGTTATCTTTAGCAAGACAAACTGCAAGAGGTGATAGAGCAATTAGAAATGGACAATGGCTAAAAAATGAATTGAAAGGAACAGAACTTAGAGGAAAATATCTTGGAATTGTTGGACTAGGTAATATCGGAAAAAGATTGGGACGACTTGCACGTGCACTAAACATGAATATCATTGGATATGATGTGGTTCCAATTGATGAAGAGTTTTCAAAAGAAGTTGGTTTGATGAAGGCTGATTTGGATACATTATTGCAAAGCTCTGATTATATCTCAATTCATGTGCCTTTATTGGATTCCACATATCACTTGATAAACGCTCAAAAAATTTCCACAATGAAAAAGACTGCAAAAATTATCAACACATCAAGAGGTGGTGTAGTTGATGAGGATGCATTGTATGATGCTCTAAAAAGTGGTAATTTGGGAGGTGCTGCATTGGATGTATTTGAAAAAGAGCCAGCAACTGGAAACAAATTGGCAGAACTAGATAACGTGATTTTGACTCCACATATTGGTGCTCAGACAAAAGAGGCCCAGTCACTGGCTGCAAACATTACAGGAGAAAAGATTATTCAGATTCTCCGTGGCGTAATCTAA
- a CDS encoding NirK, nitrite reductase multicopper oxidase, translated as MNKRLSMLFTITAVAVMGATLFGSTYTQTQIGAQSLDASKMDVNVLEQIHQMGGLQLVMPEAFAVTDCGALADSGRKVVEFNLTGESVTLPIMGGKTYNAMTFSGQVPGPTLRVTQGDVVKMTLTIPAGEVTGHGNDMHASQMSASNFESVNPGQTSQYCYIAQSAGTFKYHCSGVHLIGMDQHVLSGMYGIAIVDPIDGYNKLMVEKTSVNNGKVSLDRQFYDADALEFTLQYNQLYLTPEGNYDAGAMFQHHNTATVVNGMQFGYVPNMVHNLLVKGDANKNIFVAQPWNGLELKQYQSQLLFVENNQHVRLFVENQGNEPVFFHIVGEILDRVTQGNRVQSAATETWLLGGSQGMIVDLVFDEPGAYAAVNHDYAAIYTGAATVFVAGDPFGLNPRLVNAGVIPAPVPSYAYALGNPSDAVPPMGMNSIAHPAVNVHGLYTDDVASAKIASGAIPLWEVVPTLPPIP; from the coding sequence ATGAATAAGCGTCTAAGTATGCTCTTTACCATCACAGCAGTAGCTGTAATGGGAGCAACGCTATTCGGAAGCACATACACACAAACCCAAATTGGTGCTCAATCACTTGACGCCTCTAAAATGGATGTCAACGTACTTGAACAAATCCACCAAATGGGCGGTTTACAGCTAGTAATGCCAGAAGCATTCGCAGTAACTGATTGTGGTGCATTAGCTGACTCTGGACGAAAAGTCGTAGAGTTTAACTTGACTGGTGAAAGTGTCACACTTCCAATCATGGGAGGAAAGACATACAATGCAATGACCTTTAGTGGACAAGTCCCAGGACCAACACTAAGAGTTACTCAAGGTGATGTCGTAAAAATGACATTAACAATCCCAGCAGGTGAAGTTACTGGTCACGGTAACGACATGCATGCATCACAAATGTCAGCAAGCAACTTTGAATCTGTTAATCCAGGTCAAACAAGCCAATACTGTTACATTGCTCAATCAGCTGGTACTTTCAAATACCATTGTTCTGGTGTACACCTAATTGGTATGGATCAACACGTCCTTTCCGGCATGTACGGAATTGCAATTGTTGACCCAATCGATGGTTACAACAAATTAATGGTAGAGAAGACATCAGTTAACAACGGCAAAGTATCATTAGACAGACAGTTCTACGATGCAGACGCATTAGAGTTCACACTCCAATACAACCAATTGTACCTTACACCTGAAGGCAACTATGATGCCGGAGCAATGTTCCAACATCATAACACTGCAACAGTTGTTAACGGAATGCAATTCGGTTATGTACCAAACATGGTTCACAACTTGCTCGTTAAAGGCGATGCAAACAAGAACATCTTTGTTGCACAACCATGGAATGGACTTGAACTAAAGCAGTACCAATCACAACTCTTGTTTGTTGAAAACAATCAACATGTAAGACTCTTCGTTGAGAACCAAGGTAACGAACCAGTATTTTTCCACATTGTTGGTGAAATCTTGGACAGAGTTACACAAGGTAACAGAGTACAATCTGCAGCAACTGAAACATGGTTGCTCGGTGGCTCACAAGGCATGATTGTTGATTTGGTATTTGATGAACCAGGTGCATACGCAGCAGTTAATCACGACTATGCAGCAATTTACACAGGTGCTGCTACAGTATTTGTAGCAGGTGATCCATTTGGATTGAACCCAAGATTGGTCAATGCAGGAGTAATTCCAGCACCAGTACCATCATATGCATATGCATTGGGCAACCCAAGCGATGCTGTCCCACCAATGGGAATGAACAGTATTGCACACCCAGCAGTAAATGTACACGGTCTATACACTGATGACGTAGCTTCCGCAAAAATAGCAAGCGGTGCTATCCCACTATGGGAAGTTGTACCAACACTACCACCAATACCATAG
- a CDS encoding fumarate lyase, producing the protein MKFRLDEDSLGKIKIPSEAYYGAFTGRAIQQYHVTGIRAHENLIKSFVMIKRSAAIANMKTKAIDVKRGKAIVTACDKILSGKYIDQFVIEMINSGAGTAFNMNTNEVIANIALEILHKKKGQYQHLHPNDHVNMSQSSNDTYPTAMHVAILINLEETIPAIDKLIKSLTKKSKEFSSFKKIGRTHLMDALPVSLGSEFAAYVTSITKAKNEIVSSQKELQNVALGGTAVGTGANTPKGYRKIAISELAKISKLQLVPEKDMQYSLQSKFAVANLSGALRNLALEIGKLSNDIRLMASGPIAGLAELGIPAVHAGSSIMPGKVNPSLAECMNMICFNIIGNDTAVSYAAQSGQFELNVMMPGMLKCMLESTDMLKNFVPIFSANLIDGLTANKEKLRSNIENSPVIVTLLTPKIGYLKSAELFKESLKTGKTIRELVTSKKLMSNKEIDALFG; encoded by the coding sequence TTGAAATTCAGATTAGATGAAGACTCACTTGGAAAGATAAAAATTCCTTCAGAAGCATATTATGGTGCATTCACAGGAAGAGCAATTCAACAATATCATGTTACAGGAATCAGAGCACATGAAAATTTGATCAAGTCATTTGTAATGATCAAGCGCTCAGCTGCAATTGCAAACATGAAGACAAAAGCAATTGATGTTAAACGCGGTAAGGCTATAGTTACAGCATGTGATAAAATACTTTCAGGAAAATACATCGACCAATTTGTAATTGAGATGATAAACTCTGGTGCAGGGACTGCATTTAACATGAATACAAATGAAGTTATTGCAAATATAGCATTGGAGATTTTACACAAAAAGAAAGGTCAGTATCAGCATTTGCATCCAAATGATCATGTAAACATGTCACAATCAAGTAATGATACATACCCAACTGCAATGCATGTTGCAATTCTAATTAATTTGGAAGAGACTATTCCAGCAATTGATAAATTAATAAAATCACTAACAAAAAAATCAAAAGAATTTTCATCATTTAAAAAAATAGGAAGAACACATTTGATGGATGCACTTCCAGTATCTCTTGGAAGTGAATTTGCAGCTTATGTCACATCTATTACAAAGGCAAAAAATGAAATTGTTTCATCACAAAAAGAATTACAAAATGTAGCCTTGGGAGGAACAGCAGTAGGTACTGGTGCAAACACCCCAAAAGGATATAGAAAAATTGCAATTTCAGAACTTGCAAAGATTTCAAAATTGCAATTAGTTCCAGAGAAAGATATGCAGTATTCATTACAAAGTAAATTTGCGGTTGCAAATCTTTCAGGAGCACTACGAAATTTGGCACTTGAAATAGGCAAACTTTCAAACGACATAAGATTAATGGCGTCAGGTCCAATTGCGGGATTAGCAGAACTTGGAATTCCAGCAGTTCATGCAGGTTCATCCATCATGCCAGGAAAAGTAAATCCATCTTTGGCAGAATGTATGAATATGATTTGCTTTAACATAATTGGCAATGATACTGCCGTATCTTATGCAGCACAAAGTGGACAGTTTGAGCTAAATGTAATGATGCCAGGTATGCTAAAGTGCATGTTAGAATCCACAGACATGTTAAAGAATTTTGTACCAATATTTTCTGCAAATCTTATAGACGGATTGACTGCAAACAAAGAAAAGCTTCGAAGCAACATAGAAAATAGTCCAGTAATAGTGACTCTACTGACACCAAAGATAGGTTATCTAAAATCTGCAGAATTGTTCAAAGAGTCCCTAAAAACTGGAAAGACCATCAGAGAATTAGTAACATCAAAGAAATTGATGAGCAATAAAGAAATTGATGCATTGTTTGGATAA
- a CDS encoding MiaB-like tRNA modifying enzyme — protein sequence MAKIFVEAYGCSASFADSEMISGLIVNGGHTIAKNSTESDLNIVVTCSVKDSTANKMIHRIKSLKSKPLVVAGCLPKAELSTVEKISKNASLLGPNSLGKTLQVIDSTLRGTKFVALEDTDLSKVGLPKVRLNEVVGIVEIASGCMSECSFCQTKLAKGDLQSYRIGDIVRQVETEVSEGCKEIWLTSTDNGCYGFDINTDLPTLVKAVSEIPEDFMIRVGMMNPMYMPRIKNELIESFSSDKVYKFLHIPVQSGSDKVLNDMRRGHTVNTFKEVVKKARERFADFTISTDIIVGFPSETREDFEKTFELLNETSPDIVNLSKYSARPGTEAAEWEQIEASEVKRRSRIIFNQINKISLENNQKWIGWKGKVLFDEKTDQGIKGRNFAYKSVFVKDEIKIGQTQTVKITDASIHSIIGEIAS from the coding sequence ATGGCAAAGATATTCGTAGAAGCATACGGATGCTCTGCAAGTTTTGCAGATTCTGAAATGATTTCAGGATTAATAGTAAATGGCGGTCACACTATTGCCAAAAATTCTACAGAATCAGATTTGAATATAGTAGTTACTTGTTCGGTTAAAGATTCAACTGCAAATAAGATGATTCATCGAATTAAATCATTAAAATCAAAACCACTAGTTGTTGCTGGATGTCTCCCTAAAGCAGAGCTTAGTACAGTTGAAAAAATTTCAAAGAATGCAAGTTTGTTAGGACCAAATTCACTTGGAAAAACACTTCAGGTGATAGATTCTACACTAAGGGGAACAAAGTTTGTCGCACTTGAAGATACTGATCTATCAAAAGTGGGATTGCCCAAAGTTAGATTGAATGAGGTTGTTGGAATTGTGGAGATCGCTAGTGGTTGTATGAGTGAATGTTCTTTTTGTCAGACCAAACTAGCAAAAGGAGACCTTCAGAGTTACAGAATTGGAGATATTGTCAGACAGGTTGAAACTGAGGTAAGCGAGGGATGCAAAGAAATCTGGCTTACATCAACAGATAATGGTTGTTATGGATTTGATATCAACACAGATTTACCTACTTTGGTAAAAGCAGTCTCAGAAATTCCTGAGGATTTCATGATACGAGTTGGCATGATGAATCCAATGTACATGCCAAGAATAAAGAATGAATTGATAGAATCTTTTAGCAGTGACAAAGTATACAAATTTCTACATATTCCTGTTCAGAGTGGAAGCGATAAAGTCCTAAATGATATGAGACGAGGGCACACAGTAAACACATTCAAAGAAGTTGTGAAAAAAGCCAGAGAGAGATTTGCAGACTTTACAATCTCTACAGACATCATAGTAGGCTTTCCATCAGAAACTAGAGAAGATTTTGAGAAAACATTTGAACTTCTAAATGAGACAAGCCCAGATATTGTGAATCTTTCAAAGTATAGTGCAAGGCCAGGAACAGAAGCTGCAGAGTGGGAACAGATAGAGGCATCAGAAGTGAAAAGAAGAAGCAGGATCATCTTTAATCAAATAAACAAGATCTCTTTGGAAAACAATCAGAAATGGATCGGGTGGAAGGGTAAAGTTTTGTTTGATGAGAAGACCGATCAAGGAATCAAGGGAAGAAACTTTGCATACAAGTCAGTATTTGTTAAAGATGAGATCAAGATAGGACAGACACAGACAGTCAAAATAACAGATGCCTCTATACACAGTATCATTGGCGAGATCGCAAGCTAA
- a CDS encoding tubulin/FtsZ GTPase: MSFQVKEPILVIGLGGAGSKLAIQAKDSLNSDCLIISNDQKDIQSGADSIKVSTDSVINPSVQLIRGSTYKVADQIKEKISKYATIVLMTNLAGKTGSAISPVVSEICKEADKGLISFAIMPFKYEKDRIFNSGISLKRVKANSACTIVLDNDSLLESNPDLNPKTCYNIANDAIMHVVSSLHTSDISNQTNILTTSKNGQSLEESLRDSLKMLYENTSPNTVKRSMLYVVGGNNIPVGVINSITNLTSGILSESSSQVDMTSSNESKIVMLSSIQGMTKFEKYDPLGVIPQENTLDWSQPDCSIDYKLDLYQLE; encoded by the coding sequence ATGAGTTTTCAAGTTAAAGAACCGATCTTAGTTATTGGTTTAGGCGGGGCAGGCTCAAAATTAGCAATACAGGCCAAAGATTCACTCAATTCAGATTGTCTAATTATTAGTAATGATCAAAAAGATATCCAATCAGGCGCGGATTCAATTAAAGTCTCCACTGATTCAGTCATAAATCCTTCAGTTCAATTAATCAGAGGCTCGACATACAAGGTAGCAGATCAAATTAAAGAAAAAATTTCAAAGTATGCCACTATTGTTCTTATGACAAATTTGGCAGGAAAGACAGGCTCTGCCATATCACCAGTAGTTTCAGAAATTTGCAAAGAGGCAGACAAGGGCTTAATTTCATTTGCAATAATGCCATTCAAATACGAAAAAGATAGAATTTTCAACTCAGGTATTTCCCTAAAAAGAGTAAAAGCAAACTCAGCATGTACAATTGTTTTAGATAATGACTCACTTTTAGAAAGTAATCCAGATTTGAATCCAAAAACATGTTACAACATTGCCAATGATGCAATTATGCACGTAGTTAGTTCCCTGCACACTTCAGATATATCAAATCAAACCAATATTCTAACTACAAGCAAAAACGGACAAAGCCTAGAGGAATCATTAAGAGATTCACTCAAAATGCTTTATGAAAATACATCACCAAATACAGTGAAACGCTCAATGCTTTACGTAGTTGGAGGAAACAATATTCCAGTAGGAGTAATAAATTCAATTACAAATCTAACTAGTGGAATTCTAAGTGAAAGTAGTTCTCAGGTAGATATGACATCTTCAAATGAATCAAAAATAGTCATGTTATCATCAATTCAAGGAATGACAAAATTTGAAAAGTATGATCCACTTGGAGTTATTCCACAAGAGAATACTCTTGATTGGTCACAACCTGATTGCAGTATTGACTATAAACTAGATTTATACCAATTAGAATAA
- a CDS encoding NUDIX hydrolase encodes MDLKLVKSSLSSSINPVLESNGTNKLASVLVVIYGKEPIIVMTEKPENLKFHAGEISFPGGKLDPDDSDLLETALRETREEIGLRISKNQVIGQLKPVMTLNSGFTILPFVSIVDNIESLSANAEVKTIFHIPLEPFLKTMADDRNPSHNIIQEMYTFEFQNKIVWGASARILKQIVTRLNF; translated from the coding sequence GTGGATTTAAAATTAGTAAAATCTTCTCTTTCAAGTAGTATTAATCCCGTATTGGAATCTAACGGTACAAACAAACTTGCATCAGTACTTGTTGTGATTTATGGCAAGGAACCAATTATTGTAATGACTGAAAAACCAGAAAATTTAAAATTTCATGCAGGTGAGATTTCATTTCCTGGAGGAAAACTTGATCCCGATGACTCGGATCTTTTAGAGACTGCATTACGTGAAACCAGAGAAGAAATAGGTCTGAGAATCTCTAAAAATCAAGTGATAGGACAACTAAAACCTGTCATGACTCTCAACTCGGGTTTTACAATTCTACCTTTTGTTTCTATAGTTGATAATATAGAATCTTTATCGGCTAATGCTGAGGTAAAAACAATTTTTCATATCCCCCTAGAACCATTTTTGAAAACTATGGCAGATGATAGAAATCCCTCTCATAACATAATTCAAGAAATGTACACATTTGAGTTTCAAAACAAAATTGTTTGGGGTGCGTCTGCCCGAATCCTAAAACAAATAGTAACTCGCCTAAATTTCTGA
- a CDS encoding 5 10-methylenetetrahydrofolate reductase-like protein, which translates to MGIIYEINPPKIPNDSITKEERDSLLSKLLEKVSEINTFCDGIHVTDSVLGTKRISALSAGKLLKENYPNLQITISMRVRDKNMTMIKQSVQESIDLKLDGVLVLKGDPSKENPVDSGLIPSLVVKQLMDLGYGKKTNFFLSLPSNPNFDKIQKKIDAAPQGFMTQVIHSAEQVQRISEKLRPKGFRIIPCILLPTEKNENSAKFLQLDWSGYKEDPAEFIRQIHSISGDVLITSPSDFTFAKETLKKI; encoded by the coding sequence ATGGGAATCATTTACGAAATAAATCCACCAAAGATTCCAAATGACAGCATAACTAAAGAAGAGAGAGATTCATTATTATCAAAACTTTTAGAAAAAGTTTCAGAAATCAATACATTTTGTGATGGAATTCATGTCACAGATTCTGTTTTGGGGACCAAAAGAATTTCTGCCTTGAGTGCAGGAAAATTATTAAAAGAAAATTATCCTAATTTACAAATTACAATCAGTATGCGAGTTAGAGACAAAAACATGACGATGATCAAACAATCAGTACAAGAATCCATTGACTTAAAATTAGATGGAGTTCTTGTTTTGAAAGGAGATCCATCAAAAGAAAATCCGGTGGATTCAGGTCTGATTCCAAGTCTCGTAGTAAAGCAGCTAATGGATTTAGGATATGGTAAGAAAACAAACTTTTTCTTGTCACTACCTAGTAATCCTAATTTTGATAAAATTCAAAAGAAGATAGATGCCGCCCCACAAGGCTTTATGACACAAGTGATTCATTCAGCAGAACAAGTACAAAGAATTTCGGAGAAATTAAGACCCAAAGGATTTAGAATAATCCCATGTATTTTGTTACCAACAGAAAAAAATGAAAACTCTGCAAAATTTTTGCAACTAGACTGGTCAGGGTACAAAGAAGATCCAGCAGAATTTATACGACAAATTCATAGCATATCAGGAGATGTTTTAATCACATCTCCAAGCGATTTTACGTTTGCAAAAGAGACGTTAAAGAAAATCTAA
- a CDS encoding methionine synthase → MIPRVSSALKAVDLKQLPPPLIIGERINTQGSRKAKQLVLNDDFDGLVDLARTQVEDGAHCLDVCVATTERSDERQFMIHLVKKLSLEIDAPLVIDSTDPDVIKATVEQIPGRPIINSINLEGDGSRFEKLAPIMAKYGLPAIALCIGPKGMAKTPQEKVETAELLYETGKKYGLQIEQFIFDVLTFTLATGEDEFLDAGKNTLEGIRLVKEKFPNSFTTLGLSNISFGLVPYARKVLNSVFLYHAVKSGLDTAIVNAKEIIPYGEIDEKEKKLAEDLIFNTHPNALSELIIYFEKAGNQGETASKKMDVDPTWAPGKRAYFRILNRLKDGIENDVVSAIAEKIGKNEIIKNNNGTLSLDVPQTITHDGAIRTLNEDLLPAMKEVGDKFGSGELILPFVLKSAECMKAAVGELEKYLVKEEGTSKGKLVLGTVYGDVHDIGKNLVKTIFQNNGYTVYDLGKQVPLQKFLDKIDEVKPDAIGLSALLVSTSKQMQYFVEHARKNNMNIPILCGGAAINSNYINRIAKEGGIYESGVFYCNTMFEGLKTMDTIVSDEKPKLLAQWKEKLENWKEKSTAIVDTSNLPKSNTKPVTPPTPPIVGEPIRLKSDQIKMNEVWELIDKKSLFKLSWGLRGKSGSEQEADHEILLNQWKIRIIREKLFEPEIVYGYFKCHNKDGKLKVDNPTGESVEFDFPRSSKSSHLCLTDYFGEDDIVAFQAVTVGNKVSDVIEQWNKEDKYTDAYYLHGLAVEVAEALAEWINRKIKSELKLVKGGLRYSWGFPSCPDVSQHSLVWSLLHPEKSGMTLTESGQIIPEQSTAAIVVHHPESQYFVL, encoded by the coding sequence TTGATTCCAAGAGTTAGCTCTGCACTAAAAGCAGTTGATTTGAAACAATTGCCACCTCCTTTGATAATAGGAGAGCGAATCAATACACAGGGTTCTAGAAAAGCAAAACAACTTGTACTCAATGATGATTTTGATGGGCTAGTAGATTTAGCTAGAACCCAAGTAGAAGATGGTGCACATTGTCTTGATGTTTGTGTTGCAACAACTGAGCGTTCTGATGAACGACAATTCATGATACATCTTGTAAAAAAATTAAGTTTAGAAATTGATGCTCCTCTGGTAATTGATTCTACAGATCCTGATGTGATAAAAGCAACTGTGGAACAAATTCCTGGTAGACCAATAATTAACTCAATTAACTTGGAAGGGGACGGAAGTCGATTTGAAAAACTTGCTCCTATAATGGCAAAGTATGGTTTACCTGCAATTGCATTATGTATTGGACCAAAAGGTATGGCAAAAACTCCTCAAGAGAAAGTTGAAACTGCTGAATTACTTTATGAGACAGGAAAAAAATATGGTCTCCAGATTGAGCAATTTATTTTTGATGTTCTAACATTCACACTAGCTACTGGTGAAGATGAGTTTTTGGATGCAGGAAAAAATACTTTGGAAGGTATTAGACTAGTCAAAGAGAAATTTCCAAACTCATTTACTACTTTGGGATTGAGTAACATTAGTTTTGGATTAGTTCCATATGCAAGAAAAGTTCTCAACTCTGTTTTTTTGTATCATGCTGTCAAGTCTGGACTGGATACTGCAATTGTCAATGCAAAAGAGATTATTCCTTATGGTGAAATTGATGAAAAAGAAAAAAAACTTGCCGAAGATTTAATCTTCAACACTCATCCAAATGCCTTATCTGAATTAATAATTTATTTTGAAAAAGCAGGAAATCAAGGTGAGACTGCTTCAAAAAAGATGGATGTGGATCCTACATGGGCTCCTGGAAAACGTGCCTATTTTAGAATTTTAAACAGACTAAAGGATGGAATTGAAAATGACGTAGTTTCAGCAATTGCTGAAAAAATAGGTAAAAATGAAATAATCAAAAACAACAATGGTACTCTCTCACTTGATGTTCCACAGACAATTACACATGATGGTGCAATTAGAACACTAAATGAGGATCTCCTTCCTGCAATGAAGGAGGTCGGAGACAAATTTGGCTCTGGTGAATTAATTCTGCCATTTGTTCTCAAATCAGCTGAATGCATGAAGGCAGCAGTTGGGGAATTAGAAAAATATCTAGTCAAAGAAGAAGGCACTTCAAAAGGAAAACTTGTACTGGGAACGGTTTATGGCGATGTACATGACATTGGAAAAAATCTAGTAAAGACAATTTTTCAAAATAATGGTTACACAGTTTATGATTTGGGAAAACAGGTGCCCCTACAGAAATTTTTAGATAAAATAGATGAAGTAAAACCTGACGCCATTGGTCTGTCTGCATTATTGGTATCGACCTCAAAGCAGATGCAGTATTTTGTTGAACATGCAAGAAAAAACAACATGAACATCCCAATTCTATGTGGTGGTGCTGCAATTAACAGTAATTACATTAACCGAATTGCAAAAGAAGGTGGCATTTACGAATCTGGTGTGTTTTATTGTAATACAATGTTTGAAGGACTCAAAACAATGGATACCATAGTTTCAGATGAAAAACCTAAACTTTTAGCACAATGGAAAGAAAAATTAGAGAATTGGAAAGAAAAGTCTACTGCTATAGTTGACACTTCTAATCTACCAAAAAGTAACACTAAACCTGTCACTCCACCAACTCCTCCAATAGTAGGAGAACCAATTCGATTAAAATCAGATCAAATCAAAATGAATGAAGTCTGGGAGTTGATTGACAAAAAATCCCTATTCAAATTATCTTGGGGTCTTAGAGGAAAATCAGGCTCTGAACAAGAGGCTGATCATGAAATACTACTAAATCAATGGAAGATTAGAATAATTCGTGAAAAATTATTTGAACCTGAAATAGTGTATGGTTATTTCAAATGTCACAACAAAGATGGCAAACTCAAAGTTGATAATCCAACTGGTGAAAGCGTAGAGTTTGATTTTCCACGTTCTTCAAAATCCAGTCATCTTTGTCTTACTGATTATTTTGGAGAAGATGATATTGTTGCATTTCAAGCAGTTACAGTTGGAAACAAAGTTTCTGATGTCATTGAACAATGGAACAAAGAAGACAAGTATACTGACGCATACTATTTGCATGGTCTGGCAGTTGAAGTAGCCGAGGCATTGGCTGAATGGATTAACCGCAAAATAAAGTCTGAACTAAAATTAGTAAAAGGAGGATTACGATACAGTTGGGGATTTCCTAGTTGTCCTGATGTCTCACAACACAGTTTAGTTTGGAGTTTACTTCATCCTGAAAAGTCTGGAATGACTCTAACTGAATCTGGGCAAATCATTCCTGAACAATCTACTGCAGCAATTGTGGTACATCATCCGGAATCACAATATTTTGTTCTTTAG
- a CDS encoding homocysteine S-methyltransferase yields the protein MGTEIQKYDPKPEDFPNNQDGFNDGLVLTHPEWIKQIHRNYLDAGSDCIETNSFGSNKIKLDEYGFGDQTIEFNKKIASLAVEVCSEYNDKPRYVIGSMGPSGYLPSSNDPDLGQKPLDEIRDAFELQAEGLILGGVDALLIETSQDILEVKLVIEACHKAMKKTGKKIPIIANTTLDQYGKMLLGTNIQAAYTTVSDMGIDVFGLNCSTGPVEMTPSVRWLDEQNEHNILVVPNAGMPENQGGRAVYKMTPEKMGEVLGDFLKQYKKVRIIGGCCGTNPQHIAALRKVIDEKDYSIKS from the coding sequence ATGGGTACTGAGATTCAAAAGTATGATCCAAAGCCTGAAGACTTTCCAAATAATCAAGATGGATTCAACGATGGATTAGTATTAACTCATCCCGAATGGATAAAACAAATTCATAGAAATTATTTAGATGCAGGTTCTGATTGTATTGAAACAAATTCTTTTGGATCAAATAAAATCAAATTAGATGAATATGGGTTTGGAGATCAAACAATAGAATTTAATAAAAAAATAGCTAGTCTTGCAGTTGAAGTCTGTTCAGAGTATAATGATAAACCAAGATATGTGATTGGTTCAATGGGACCGTCTGGTTATCTTCCAAGTTCAAATGATCCTGACTTGGGACAAAAACCCCTAGATGAAATTAGAGATGCTTTTGAATTACAAGCTGAAGGTCTAATTCTTGGAGGTGTTGATGCTCTTTTAATTGAAACAAGTCAAGATATTTTGGAGGTGAAACTTGTCATTGAAGCATGTCATAAAGCAATGAAAAAAACTGGAAAAAAAATTCCAATAATTGCAAATACTACTTTGGATCAGTATGGCAAAATGCTACTTGGGACAAATATTCAAGCTGCATACACTACAGTATCTGATATGGGAATTGATGTCTTTGGATTGAACTGTTCCACCGGTCCTGTTGAAATGACTCCTAGTGTTAGGTGGTTAGATGAGCAAAATGAACATAACATATTGGTTGTCCCAAATGCTGGCATGCCTGAAAATCAGGGTGGACGTGCTGTATACAAGATGACTCCTGAAAAAATGGGTGAAGTGTTAGGGGATTTTCTTAAACAGTACAAAAAAGTTCGAATAATCGGAGGCTGTTGTGGTACCAATCCACAACATATTGCTGCACTACGGAAAGTAATTGACGAAAAGGACTATTCTATCAAGAGTTAG